In Gemmatimonadota bacterium, the sequence GTACTCGGCGGACGTGGAGCTGCTGCATGCCCCGGAGGGCCCGGTCCTTTCCATCACCGCCGCCGTGACCCCCGAGGCCGCGGAGCGCTGGGCGCGCCGCCTGGAGGCCGCCGTGCTGCTGGAGGACCTGGAGAGCTGGAGGGACGAGCGCCAGTTCGCCTGGCTCCGGCGCCGCTTCCGCAACGCCTGGCTGGCCCGGGAAGCCAGCCCGGATCGGGCCGCGGCCCGCGTGGCCCGGGACCTCCGCGCCGGACGTTCCCCGCGGGTGCCGCTCGAGGCCACGCAGGCCCTCGACGCCGGCGATCTGGACGTCCTCACGGACGCCATCGGACCCACACGGGTGCTGATCTACGGCCCGGTGCTGGACCCACCGGCGGACCCCCCGGAGGCGCCGCCCCGTTCTTGATCGGTCGGGAGGCGCCTTGTACCTTCGGCTCCCTGTTCCCAAAACCGAAGCATGGAGATCGCCCATGGCGCGGAAGTTCATCCCGACCGCACTGCTGGCCCTCGCCGTGGTGGCGTGCGGACCGACGCAGGTGGTTCTGACGGCCGAGACGGAAGTGGAGGACCCGGAACAGGGGACCGTCAACCGTCCGCTCGCCAACCTCGAGGTGCGCTTCTACCCGTTCGATCGGGACGCGGTGTTCGACTCGCTGACCCAGTCTGCGGCGCGCCCGGAGCCGGCGATCCCCGAGGATCTCCTCCAGGCCCAGTCCGAGGTGGCTGCGGCGCAGGAGGAATGGAAGGCCGCCGAGACCGAGTGGCAGACCCTGCGCGACAACCTCCAGAGCATCAACCAGGAGCTCCAGGGGCTCAGCCGGGGCGAGACCCGCTACGTGCAGCTCTTCAACGAGTTCCAGGAGGCGGAGCGGCGTGTGGGCACGGCCCAGCGGCGCATGGAGTCCGCGTTCGAGCGGTTCACGGAACTCCAGGAGTCCACGATCCAGCGCGCCGACGAGGTCCGCCTGCTGCGTGAGCAGTGGGCCGACGAGGCCTTCGCGGAGACCGCGACCATCTTCGCCGCCAAGGCCACCGCGGCCGGGCGCGACATCCTCGCCGACACCACCGACGCCAACGGCTCGCTGACCATCGAGCTGCGGGCCGGGCAGTGGTGGGCGAGCGCACGCGAGGAGCTGCCGTTCCAGGAGCTGTACTGGAACGTGCCCTTCACCGTCGAGGGCGGCGATCCGGTCCCGGTGACGCTCACGCCGGCCAACGCGCAGCGCCGTCCCAAGCTGTAGGGAACGGCACGCGGCCCGCACGGGCGGGCGTCCGCACCACGCAGCGGCCCCGGGGGACGATCCCCGGGGCCGCTTCGCGTTCCCGGCATCCGGTCCTGCGCGCGGACGACCGGACCGGGTACGCGTAGCGTTCGCCGACCTGCTAGCTTGAGCCCATGACCACCGCGAGCGAGCCGCAGACGGGACCGTTCCTGCACGTCGACGACGACGGGGTCGCCGAGATCCTCTTCGACGATCCCACGCGCTCCGTCAACCTGTTCACGGAGCCCGTGCTCCGACGCCTCTCGGAGCTCCTGGACACGGTCGACGGCGAGGTGGCCGGGGGCCGCGTGCGCGGCGTCCTCTTCCGGAGCGGGAAGAGCGGCACCTTCATCGCGGGCGCGGACGTCAACGCCATCGCGGCGGTGGAGCATCCTGCGGAGGGCCAGGAGGCCGCCCGCTTCGGACAGCACCTGTTCCTGCGCGTGGACGAGCTGCCCGTTCCCACGCTCTCGGCGATCGACGGAACCTGCCTCGGCGGTGGGGTCGAGCTCTCGCTCGCCTGCCGCCACCGCGTGGCGTCCGACAGCCCGCGCACCAGCCTCGGCCTGCCCGAGGTGCAACTCGGGATCCTGCCGGCCTGGGGCGGCACCACACGGTTGCCGCGGCTCGTCGGCCTGCAGGCCGCGCTCGACCTGCTGCTTACCGGCAAGACCCTGGACGCTCGCCGCGCCCAGCGGCGCGGCCTGGTCGACGCCGTCCTGCCGGCCGCCGGCTTCGCCGAGGCCGCACGCGCCTTCCTCCTGGAGCGGATCGCCGGCCCGCCTCTCGCGCACAAGGACGGCCGCGGGCTGGTCACGCGCGTCCTGGATGGACCGGGGGCTCCCATCGTCCTCGCGCAGGCGCGCAAGCGCGTCCTGGCGCAGACGGGCGGTCACTATCCGGCACCGCTGAAGATCCTCGACGTCGTGCGGCGCTCCCGTGGGTCTTCCCTCCGGCAGGCTCTCGCGTATGAGGCGGAAGCGGCCGGAGAGCTGATCGCGTCGGCCGTCTCGAAGAACCTCATCCACGTCTTCCACCTACGCGAAGCGGCGCGCAAGGGGGGCTCCACCGACCCGTCGGCGACGGCGTTGCCGGTCGAGCACCTGGGGATCCTCGGTGCCGGGGTGATGGGGGGAGGGATCGCGCAGCTGGCCGCCTACAACGGTCTGAGCGTGCGCGTGAAGGACATCCGACACGACGCCGTCGGGCATGCGCTGGCCCACGCCCAGGGCCTGTTCCGCAAGGCGGTGGAGCGGCGCAAGCTGGACCGGAGGGACGCGTCGCAGCGCATGGAGCGCATCTCCGGCGGTGTGACCTACGACGGGTTCGCCCAGGCGGACCTGGTCGTGGAGGCCGTCGTGGAGAAGATGGCCGTCAAGAAGGCCGTGTTGGCCGAGGTGGAGGGCGTGGTGCGACCGGACGCGGTCCTCGCCTCCAACACCTCCTCGCTGTCGATCGACGAGATGGCGACCGCCCTCGCACGCCCGGAACGCTTCGGCGGGCTGCACTTCTTCAATCCGGTCCACCGTATGCCACTCATCGAAGTGGTCCGCGGTGCGTCCACGTCCGCCGGCACCGTCGCCACGCTCGTCCGGCTGTCCGTGCGGCTGGGGAAGGTCCCGGTCGTGGTGCGGGACGG encodes:
- a CDS encoding 3-hydroxyacyl-CoA dehydrogenase NAD-binding domain-containing protein: MTTASEPQTGPFLHVDDDGVAEILFDDPTRSVNLFTEPVLRRLSELLDTVDGEVAGGRVRGVLFRSGKSGTFIAGADVNAIAAVEHPAEGQEAARFGQHLFLRVDELPVPTLSAIDGTCLGGGVELSLACRHRVASDSPRTSLGLPEVQLGILPAWGGTTRLPRLVGLQAALDLLLTGKTLDARRAQRRGLVDAVLPAAGFAEAARAFLLERIAGPPLAHKDGRGLVTRVLDGPGAPIVLAQARKRVLAQTGGHYPAPLKILDVVRRSRGSSLRQALAYEAEAAGELIASAVSKNLIHVFHLREAARKGGSTDPSATALPVEHLGILGAGVMGGGIAQLAAYNGLSVRVKDIRHDAVGHALAHAQGLFRKAVERRKLDRRDASQRMERISGGVTYDGFAQADLVVEAVVEKMAVKKAVLAEVEGVVRPDAVLASNTSSLSIDEMATALARPERFGGLHFFNPVHRMPLIEVVRGASTSAGTVATLVRLSVRLGKVPVVVRDGPGFLVNRILGPYLNEAGFLLGEGASVEQVDRAARAFGMPMGPLRLIDEVGIDIAQHAGATLFEALGERMRPSPVLERMAASGRLGRKGGVGFYTYEGEREKDVDGEVYGVLGETVPAERRTLEDGDITARLVLTMINEAARILADGIVGRAADVDLAMIMGTGFPPFRGGLLRHADRLHPRAIVERLDELARRVGPRFEPAPLLRELAASDRSFYTAFP